The following proteins are encoded in a genomic region of Arcobacter suis CECT 7833:
- a CDS encoding TonB-dependent siderophore receptor — protein sequence MRNIKRRIIPLSLCLSMILGSQLFAENTDTLLEEVEVSENNNYYIENGVTEGVDSYTTKSMSTSTKVDLSPKDTPQTVMVFTRQKLDDQNITSFQDLLAKTPGVTINKWDERVMPTARGFSVDYYLFDGMPTYQQTANDIDLAIFDRVEVVKGANGLMTGAGNPAMGMNFIRKHANSKEFVGTANLSAGSWNNYSSTVDIQSALNEKGNIRARLVAKHQDKESYMDNYEKSTDVLYGVVDMDLTDTTYLSFGGGYEDLQRDGVRWGGLPAFYTDGTRTSFDRSNTVSGDWTYWDVKTKNYFADLKQYVYDDISLNLSVSNREFDTDTKLAYFSGKVNKATGLGTGSPSRYTSERTENENNIDLYGSIPFEIASLEHEIVVGTMYNKHKVTKDNWANANLTNVTVDVLNIENPYSNWTSSGNNVLNQTTQKGTYLAGKFSLMEDLKLISGFRVSNWEYEVANGVGNREFENEITPYVGLIYDIDNNHSIYTSYTNIFKPQSFKTANGDYLDPVEGQSQEVGVKGEYFNGNLNTSVSLFKIEQDGVGEKIDGVFVVNTTESAYRAASGVESKGIEFIASGKLTDNLGLDFGLANFEAKDAKGNKFNTDSSRTTANLFAKYTINDYRFGGGINYKSKIYSGTGVNEIAQDGYFTNDLMAGYKINKNFDLQLNVNNIFDKVYYERLGANSMVYGDPRNATLGMKYTF from the coding sequence TTGCGAAATATAAAAAGAAGAATAATTCCACTATCACTTTGTCTATCAATGATTTTAGGAAGCCAATTATTTGCTGAAAATACAGATACTTTACTTGAAGAAGTAGAAGTTTCGGAAAATAATAATTACTATATTGAGAATGGTGTAACGGAAGGAGTCGATTCATATACTACTAAAAGTATGAGTACTTCTACAAAAGTTGATTTATCTCCAAAGGATACTCCTCAAACTGTAATGGTTTTTACAAGACAAAAACTTGATGACCAGAATATAACTTCTTTTCAAGATTTATTAGCAAAAACTCCAGGTGTTACAATAAATAAATGGGATGAAAGAGTTATGCCTACAGCAAGAGGTTTTAGTGTAGATTATTATTTATTTGATGGAATGCCTACTTATCAACAAACTGCAAATGATATAGATTTAGCTATTTTTGATAGAGTTGAAGTAGTTAAAGGTGCAAATGGATTGATGACAGGTGCTGGAAATCCAGCTATGGGGATGAATTTTATTAGAAAACATGCAAATTCTAAAGAATTTGTTGGAACAGCAAATTTATCTGCTGGTTCTTGGAATAATTATAGTTCTACGGTTGATATTCAATCTGCTTTAAATGAAAAAGGAAATATTAGAGCAAGACTTGTTGCTAAACATCAAGATAAAGAATCATATATGGATAATTATGAAAAATCAACAGATGTTTTATATGGTGTGGTTGATATGGATTTAACTGATACTACATATTTGTCTTTTGGTGGAGGTTATGAAGATTTACAAAGAGATGGTGTACGATGGGGAGGATTACCAGCTTTTTATACTGATGGAACAAGGACAAGTTTTGATAGATCAAATACAGTTTCAGGCGATTGGACATATTGGGATGTTAAAACTAAAAATTATTTTGCAGATTTGAAACAATATGTTTATGATGATATTTCTTTAAATTTATCAGTATCCAATCGAGAATTTGATACTGATACAAAACTTGCATATTTTAGTGGAAAAGTTAATAAAGCAACAGGACTTGGAACAGGCTCTCCTTCTCGATATACAAGTGAAAGAACAGAAAATGAAAATAATATAGATTTATATGGTTCTATACCTTTTGAAATAGCTAGTTTAGAACATGAGATAGTGGTAGGAACAATGTATAACAAACATAAAGTAACAAAAGATAATTGGGCGAATGCAAATCTTACAAATGTAACAGTAGATGTTTTAAATATAGAAAATCCATATTCAAATTGGACTTCTAGCGGTAATAATGTATTAAATCAAACAACACAAAAAGGTACATATTTAGCTGGAAAATTTTCTTTAATGGAAGATTTAAAACTTATAAGTGGATTTAGGGTCTCAAATTGGGAATATGAAGTGGCAAATGGAGTAGGAAATAGAGAATTTGAAAATGAAATAACTCCTTATGTTGGGTTGATTTATGATATTGACAATAATCACAGTATTTATACTAGTTATACAAATATTTTTAAACCACAAAGTTTTAAAACAGCTAATGGAGATTATTTAGATCCTGTTGAGGGACAAAGTCAAGAAGTTGGAGTAAAAGGTGAATATTTTAATGGAAACCTAAATACTTCAGTTTCATTATTTAAAATTGAACAAGATGGTGTTGGTGAAAAAATTGATGGCGTATTTGTTGTTAATACAACTGAATCAGCTTATAGAGCAGCTAGTGGTGTTGAGAGTAAGGGTATTGAATTTATTGCATCGGGAAAACTTACTGATAATTTAGGCTTAGATTTTGGTTTAGCAAACTTTGAGGCGAAAGATGCAAAAGGTAATAAATTTAATACAGATTCTTCGAGAACAACAGCAAATTTATTTGCTAAATATACTATTAATGATTATCGATTTGGTGGTGGAATAAATTACAAAAGTAAAATATATTCAGGCACAGGTGTTAATGAAATCGCACAAGATGGATATTTTACAAATGATTTAATGGCAGGATATAAAATTAATAAGAATTTTGATTTGCAATTAAATGTTAATAACATATTTGACAAAGTGTATTATGAAAGACTTGGGGCTAATTCTATGGTTTATGGTGACCCTAGAAATGCCACACTAGGGATGAAATATACATTCTAG
- a CDS encoding TonB-dependent siderophore receptor, protein MKNIKRKIIPLSLCLSMILGNQLFAENTNTLLEEVNVSETAQNGTAENGYVVKETTGIGIWDKRSLQDTPYQMSIVSQDMIENTASGIDQIFKMNPVVQVTRTSTSSHSWNTPEINIRGFSASGNHILDGIPFSWVEGVTTEELERIEVLNGLSGFLYGVGYVGGAVNYVTKKPTLERITDLTIGSTGNEAAYIHADLGGKIDEKGKFSYRLNALKQDGETSIKDQNIDRELITGALDWRVTDDLLLTFDASHKENKTDKLTASFSSNQSASILDPKQGYSPAWTFSDTSQDRLGFKSLWQINDNVKLRTGYIHLEHENDMSMSYVYDNYDGTYRLNYYRAWPQTSTTQGAYVYTDIDFDTFGIEHTLTIGGSGNKKKSNSIDGAWEWVNLGNYTLDQLNNVSKPTYIGSTNNKTYLSSRNEKTNLMVGDDIRFNDQWSALVGFNYAEVEEKNYNINGEKTGGYDANDITPSISLIYKPFEDLTTYTTYMESLESGTIVGDLYSNAGEIFDPYVSKQYEVGAKYSISQNLLLSSALFRIEKANSYEEQTSSKPILTQDGLVIHQGLELTVTGKLTDNLTVVTGGTIMDLEIDKAESNEGKKPTNVASKMAKLYTEYNIPTVQGLALTGGAYWTGESYRDGANTDVIPSYTVYDGGFRYKTKLDKYSTTYIVNVTNLTNKEYWRGSTSFGEPRNIALSMKVEF, encoded by the coding sequence ATGAAAAATATTAAAAGAAAAATAATTCCACTATCACTTTGTCTATCAATGATATTAGGAAACCAATTATTTGCTGAAAATACAAATACTTTACTTGAAGAGGTTAATGTTTCAGAAACTGCACAAAATGGAACTGCTGAAAATGGATATGTGGTGAAAGAGACAACTGGAATCGGAATTTGGGATAAAAGAAGTTTGCAAGATACTCCTTATCAAATGAGCATAGTTTCACAAGATATGATAGAAAACACTGCAAGTGGAATTGACCAAATTTTTAAAATGAATCCAGTTGTTCAAGTAACAAGAACTTCAACTTCTTCTCATAGTTGGAATACACCTGAAATAAATATAAGAGGATTTAGTGCTTCAGGAAATCACATTTTAGATGGTATACCATTTTCTTGGGTAGAAGGGGTTACAACAGAAGAACTTGAAAGAATAGAAGTATTAAACGGACTATCTGGATTTTTATATGGTGTTGGATATGTAGGAGGTGCAGTTAATTATGTAACAAAAAAACCGACATTAGAAAGAATTACAGATTTAACTATTGGAAGTACTGGAAATGAAGCAGCTTATATACATGCTGATTTAGGTGGAAAGATTGATGAAAAAGGAAAATTCTCTTATAGATTAAATGCTTTAAAACAAGATGGTGAGACTTCTATAAAAGACCAAAATATAGATAGAGAATTAATAACTGGAGCATTAGATTGGAGAGTAACTGATGATTTACTTTTAACATTTGATGCTTCGCATAAAGAGAATAAAACAGATAAATTAACTGCTTCGTTTTCTAGTAATCAATCTGCAAGTATTTTAGATCCAAAACAAGGATATTCACCTGCTTGGACATTTTCTGATACTTCTCAAGATAGATTAGGATTTAAATCTTTATGGCAGATTAATGACAATGTAAAACTTAGAACTGGATATATCCATCTTGAACATGAAAATGATATGTCTATGTCTTACGTATATGATAATTATGATGGAACATACAGACTTAACTATTATAGGGCTTGGCCTCAGACATCAACAACTCAAGGTGCTTATGTTTATACAGATATTGATTTTGATACTTTTGGAATTGAACATACCTTAACAATTGGTGGTTCTGGGAATAAAAAGAAAAGTAATAGTATTGATGGTGCTTGGGAATGGGTTAATTTAGGTAATTATACATTAGACCAATTAAATAATGTATCAAAACCAACTTATATCGGTAGTACTAATAATAAAACTTATTTATCTAGTCGTAATGAAAAAACAAATCTTATGGTTGGTGATGATATAAGATTTAATGACCAATGGAGTGCATTAGTTGGATTTAATTATGCAGAAGTTGAAGAAAAAAATTACAATATTAATGGTGAAAAAACTGGTGGATATGATGCAAATGATATAACACCAAGTATATCTTTAATCTATAAACCATTTGAAGATTTGACAACTTACACAACATATATGGAATCTTTAGAAAGTGGTACTATTGTTGGAGATTTATATTCAAATGCTGGAGAAATCTTTGACCCTTATGTAAGTAAACAATATGAAGTTGGAGCAAAATACTCTATTTCACAAAATTTACTTTTAAGTTCAGCATTATTTAGAATTGAAAAAGCAAATTCATATGAAGAACAAACTTCTTCAAAACCAATATTAACTCAAGATGGATTAGTAATTCACCAAGGTTTAGAGCTAACGGTAACTGGAAAATTAACTGATAATCTTACCGTTGTAACTGGTGGAACAATTATGGATTTAGAAATAGATAAAGCTGAATCAAATGAAGGTAAAAAACCTACAAATGTAGCTTCTAAAATGGCAAAACTTTATACCGAGTATAATATTCCTACGGTTCAAGGTTTAGCATTAACTGGTGGAGCTTATTGGACAGGAGAATCATATAGAGATGGCGCAAATACAGATGTTATTCCATCTTATACAGTTTATGATGGAGGATTCAGATATAAAACTAAATTAGATAAATATTCGACAACTTATATCGTTAATGTTACAAATCTAACTAATAAAGAGTATTGGAGAGGTTCAACATCTTTTGGTGAACCTAGAAATATAGCTTTATCTATGAAAGTAGAATTTTAA
- a CDS encoding TonB-dependent receptor, with product MGKYEIPKNLSAQLNVNNLFDKEYYSNIVYDMQYIYGDPRNTTLSLNYKF from the coding sequence ATGGGTAAATATGAAATTCCAAAAAATTTATCTGCTCAGCTAAATGTTAATAATTTATTTGATAAAGAGTATTACTCAAATATTGTTTATGATATGCAATATATTTATGGTGACCCCAGAAATACAACTTTATCGTTGAATTATAAATTTTAA
- a CDS encoding PepSY-associated TM helix domain-containing protein gives MNENLEKESNKLFKQRLQRVHVATGISFSLLMYVAVFFGVFAILLPYIQVWEKPSRHYQIADITKIDYGSMIDPVLADSDYPKMNGVTIILPGYMEDPSLRIRAPYTKTRVFNPNTNQEVENEDDQSELARFLNHMHYGRPFKDVGYLIFGFTAVACMFLVIGGVILILKIKYKNDGKNPASKFSKWHRKIFTWVFPPFIIITLTGAFMNIGYDGSAPMTSLASKGETSRIFQLTEPILFPEEPKIEKKNDTALMLPMNELIKKAKQINSDLDFQRIELINWGDSSATAKLEGYNPYMPFLNGISNKPSITLSGVDGTLISEHKVMDKHWSGLFYDSIFFLHFLFGVDTFTRLFIATLMTISSFALGFGVLLWLEKKARKFPNHIPVYQWMGKLSLSVMIGVIPATGFLFVSQWLFPFDLENRVALQKGLFGLFWLATLTWSFYRLNSYQAAKEFLILGGILFILSPIIHFINSGFSPIQLWNENMFNILSVDIGLFIFGVILLFVGIKLPQDRVKVQEFWAKKF, from the coding sequence ATGAACGAAAATTTAGAAAAAGAATCAAATAAACTATTTAAACAAAGACTCCAAAGAGTTCATGTGGCAACGGGAATAAGTTTTTCTTTACTTATGTATGTGGCTGTATTTTTTGGAGTATTTGCTATTTTATTACCTTATATTCAAGTTTGGGAAAAACCTTCACGGCATTATCAGATAGCTGATATTACGAAAATAGATTATGGTTCTATGATTGACCCCGTTTTAGCAGATTCTGATTATCCAAAAATGAATGGTGTTACTATTATTCTTCCAGGTTATATGGAAGATCCATCTCTTAGAATTAGAGCTCCTTATACAAAAACGAGAGTATTTAATCCAAATACAAATCAAGAAGTAGAAAATGAAGATGACCAATCAGAATTAGCAAGATTTTTAAATCACATGCATTATGGAAGACCTTTTAAAGATGTTGGTTATTTAATATTTGGTTTTACGGCTGTTGCTTGTATGTTTTTGGTTATTGGTGGAGTTATTTTAATCTTGAAAATAAAATACAAAAATGATGGTAAAAATCCTGCAAGTAAATTTTCAAAGTGGCATAGAAAAATTTTTACTTGGGTATTTCCTCCTTTTATTATTATCACGCTAACGGGTGCTTTTATGAACATAGGATATGATGGTTCTGCTCCTATGACTTCCCTTGCTTCAAAAGGTGAAACAAGTCGAATTTTTCAGCTTACTGAACCGATTCTTTTTCCTGAAGAGCCAAAAATAGAAAAGAAAAATGACACTGCTTTAATGCTTCCTATGAATGAATTAATCAAAAAAGCAAAACAGATAAATTCAGATTTAGATTTTCAAAGAATAGAATTAATTAATTGGGGTGATTCAAGTGCTACTGCAAAACTTGAGGGATATAATCCTTATATGCCATTTTTAAATGGTATTTCAAATAAACCTAGTATTACTCTAAGTGGAGTTGATGGAACTTTAATAAGTGAACACAAAGTAATGGATAAACATTGGAGTGGACTTTTTTATGACAGTATTTTTTTCCTACACTTCTTATTTGGTGTTGATACTTTTACTAGATTATTTATTGCAACTTTAATGACAATTTCTAGTTTTGCTTTAGGTTTTGGAGTTTTATTATGGCTTGAAAAAAAGGCTAGAAAATTCCCAAATCATATCCCCGTTTATCAATGGATGGGAAAATTATCACTTAGTGTGATGATAGGGGTGATTCCTGCAACTGGATTTTTATTTGTAAGTCAATGGTTATTTCCTTTTGATTTAGAAAATAGGGTAGCTTTACAAAAAGGGCTTTTTGGTCTTTTTTGGTTAGCAACTTTAACTTGGTCTTTTTATCGATTAAATTCATATCAAGCTGCAAAAGAGTTTTTAATTTTAGGTGGAATTTTATTTATTTTAAGTCCAATTATTCACTTTATTAATAGTGGATTTTCACCAATACAACTTTGGAATGAAAATATGTTTAATATTTTAAGCGTTGATATTGGTTTATTTATTTTTGGTGTTATTTTACTTTTTGTGGGAATAAAGTTACCCCAAGATAGAGTTAAAGTTCAAGAATTTTGGGCTAAGAAATTTTAA
- the hemP gene encoding hemin uptake protein HemP — translation MKENKDKHLESKEIFDKEKTIEIKHDGQSYYLKITKSNKLILTK, via the coding sequence TTGAAAGAAAATAAAGATAAACACCTAGAGTCAAAAGAGATTTTTGATAAAGAAAAAACTATTGAAATAAAGCATGATGGACAGTCTTATTATCTTAAAATTACTAAATCAAATAAATTAATACTCACTAAGTAA
- a CDS encoding TonB-dependent siderophore receptor: MNKYIVNKKHKTANYFGASVVTAAVLLTTPILLSAESTVLDNVEVETNQNINYGETYKVNKSSSSKVTQDLVDTPQTIQVITKKVMEEQQATTLVEALRNTPGITLNLGENGNTNSKDNINMRGFDAQGSIYKDGIRDLANSSKDTFNTEAVEVTKGGVGADNGRGVSSGYINQVTKSATNKDQVAGTVGYSTAENARLTADLNKKLNETTGVRLNVMKQDGEVAGRDEVEIDRAGIAGSIGFGIGTATRTTINYEHTEQDDVPDGGIPTVGLEGSAQKADTSKFYGSVNDFEEAKTDAFTLKFEQDVSDNTIFTNTARYAKTTQEMLLTSPSNFSTATNTVTRSMHARWQENEILTNQSNFTTELQTGMLLHKISTGIELTKENQLTKNYTAQTAQTSNLYNPTNISWDDLTFSGQKSDGETTTVGAYLFDSINIGEKVIFTGGGRFDKYDTTNDIISSTLVPSTIEDKGHLNSYKAGLVYKPVDNGSVYISRATTQLPPGGANFTLSATTTNANNPDMEPQKSTTDEVGTKWDLLDNKLSLTTALYKTVVENETMTESDGSTSQNGEKEVKGIEIGAVGEITDKWSVSTGFAKMNTEYTNSTSTNEGLSLRFSPEHTATLWSTYKFTPIFNVGVGARYIGTQTIATSTTSTPPVSKIEDYTVYDAMASYKFNKNLTYQLNVYNLTDEEYVSNVNNSGRRYTPGASRSGLLSLAYKF, encoded by the coding sequence GTGAATAAATATATTGTAAATAAAAAACATAAAACAGCAAATTATTTTGGTGCCTCAGTGGTAACAGCGGCAGTTTTATTAACAACGCCTATTCTGCTAAGTGCAGAATCTACAGTTTTAGATAATGTTGAAGTTGAAACTAATCAAAATATAAATTACGGTGAAACTTATAAAGTAAATAAATCTTCATCTTCTAAAGTTACTCAAGATTTAGTAGATACTCCACAAACTATTCAAGTTATTACTAAAAAAGTAATGGAAGAACAACAAGCAACAACTTTAGTTGAAGCTTTAAGAAACACTCCTGGTATTACATTAAATCTTGGTGAAAATGGAAATACAAACTCTAAAGATAATATAAATATGAGAGGTTTTGATGCTCAAGGAAGTATTTACAAAGATGGAATTAGAGATTTAGCAAATTCAAGTAAAGATACATTTAACACAGAAGCTGTTGAAGTTACAAAAGGTGGAGTTGGAGCTGATAATGGAAGAGGTGTTTCATCTGGATATATAAATCAAGTTACAAAATCTGCTACAAATAAAGATCAAGTTGCAGGAACAGTTGGTTATAGTACAGCAGAAAATGCAAGATTAACAGCTGATTTAAATAAAAAATTAAATGAAACAACAGGTGTTAGATTAAATGTAATGAAACAAGATGGTGAAGTTGCTGGAAGGGACGAAGTTGAAATTGATAGAGCAGGAATTGCTGGTTCTATTGGATTTGGAATAGGAACGGCTACAAGAACAACTATTAATTATGAACATACAGAACAAGATGATGTTCCAGATGGTGGAATTCCAACAGTAGGATTAGAAGGAAGTGCACAAAAAGCTGATACTTCTAAATTTTATGGAAGCGTAAATGATTTTGAAGAAGCAAAAACTGATGCCTTTACTCTAAAATTTGAGCAAGATGTATCAGATAATACAATATTTACAAATACTGCAAGATATGCAAAAACAACACAAGAGATGTTATTAACTTCTCCATCTAATTTCTCAACTGCTACAAATACAGTAACAAGATCAATGCATGCAAGATGGCAAGAAAATGAGATATTAACAAATCAATCAAATTTTACAACAGAACTACAAACTGGTATGTTATTACATAAAATTAGTACAGGTATAGAATTAACAAAAGAAAATCAACTTACAAAAAATTATACTGCACAAACTGCGCAAACTTCAAATCTATATAATCCAACAAATATTTCTTGGGATGATTTAACTTTTTCTGGTCAAAAAAGTGATGGAGAAACTACAACAGTTGGAGCTTATTTATTTGATTCAATAAATATTGGAGAAAAAGTTATTTTCACAGGTGGAGGAAGATTTGATAAATATGATACTACAAATGACATAATTTCAAGTACTTTAGTTCCATCAACAATAGAGGATAAAGGACATTTAAATAGTTATAAAGCAGGTTTAGTTTATAAACCAGTAGATAATGGAAGTGTATATATTTCAAGAGCAACTACTCAATTACCTCCAGGTGGAGCAAACTTTACTTTAAGTGCAACAACTACAAATGCTAATAATCCAGATATGGAACCACAAAAATCAACTACTGATGAAGTGGGTACAAAATGGGATTTATTGGATAATAAATTATCTTTAACAACAGCTCTTTATAAAACAGTTGTGGAAAATGAAACTATGACTGAATCAGACGGAAGTACATCTCAAAATGGAGAAAAAGAGGTTAAAGGTATAGAAATCGGTGCAGTTGGTGAAATTACTGATAAATGGAGTGTAAGTACAGGTTTTGCAAAAATGAATACAGAATACACAAATTCTACATCAACAAATGAAGGTTTGAGTTTAAGATTCTCACCAGAGCATACAGCAACACTTTGGTCAACATATAAATTTACTCCAATATTTAATGTAGGAGTAGGGGCAAGATATATAGGAACACAAACTATTGCAACAAGTACAACTTCAACTCCTCCTGTTAGTAAGATTGAGGATTATACGGTTTATGATGCAATGGCTTCTTATAAATTTAATAAAAACTTAACTTATCAGTTAAATGTGTACAACTTAACTGATGAAGAGTATGTGTCTAATGTAAATAATTCTGGAAGAAGATACACTCCAGGAGCTTCAAGAAGCGGTTTATTATCTTTAGCATATAAATTTTAA
- a CDS encoding Fe2+-dependent dioxygenase, translating to MILHIPNVLNQNQIKECRELLNKADWIDGKLTAGNQAINVKSNLQLAENNPLLQYLRDLITHALKTNPLFVSATLPNHIISPFVNRYENSASYGNHVDNSILYDATVGKNFRTDVSSSLFFTDPDEYEGGEMVIEDTFGLHEVKLPAGDLILYPSTSLHRVEPVTKGVRMVSFMWTQSMVRSAWKRNILFELDNTIQSLRAKHGETQETLNLSIHYHKLIQEWAEL from the coding sequence ATGATATTACATATACCAAATGTTCTAAACCAGAATCAAATAAAAGAGTGTAGAGAGTTATTAAATAAAGCAGATTGGATTGATGGAAAATTAACAGCAGGGAACCAAGCTATTAATGTAAAAAGCAATCTTCAATTAGCAGAAAATAACCCTTTATTACAGTATTTAAGAGATTTAATAACACATGCTTTAAAAACAAATCCTTTATTTGTAAGTGCCACTTTACCAAATCATATAATTTCACCTTTTGTAAATAGATATGAAAATAGTGCCTCTTATGGAAATCATGTTGATAACTCGATTTTATACGATGCAACGGTTGGAAAAAACTTTCGTACAGATGTTTCAAGCTCTTTATTTTTTACAGACCCTGATGAGTATGAGGGTGGTGAAATGGTTATTGAAGATACTTTTGGATTACATGAAGTAAAACTTCCAGCAGGAGATTTGATACTTTATCCCTCAACTTCTTTACATAGGGTTGAACCAGTAACCAAAGGCGTAAGAATGGTTAGTTTTATGTGGACTCAAAGTATGGTAAGAAGTGCTTGGAAAAGAAATATTCTTTTTGAACTTGATAATACAATTCAAAGCTTAAGGGCAAAACATGGAGAAACTCAAGAAACTTTAAACTTATCTATTCATTATCATAAACTCATTCAAGAGTGGGCTGAACTTTAA
- a CDS encoding alpha-hydroxy acid oxidase: protein MIKEKLDYIPNDLVSLEDYERYAKERMDFNSLAYICSGAADEITYKRNNEAFKNIFLETKTLEDLSGANTKIELFGQSYESPIFLAPVAYQRLVDVNGEIATAQASNAMNTCMCVSSFSSCTLEDISNTTSSPLWFQLYIQPDMNVNIELIKKVEKLGFKALVITIDAPISGIRNAEQRAGFYFPNGISAINLENINSIQTSNNFENILDIVKTLPTWKDIEFIKKNTNLPVILKGITSVDYAKKAVSLGIDAIIVSNHGGRTIDTLPASIEILPKIANEIKGKIPILFDGGIKRGTDVIKAISLGASAVMIGRPIMYGLATAGALGVAHTLKILKEELEVSMIFTGCKSIEEMKSLKIINNSYQFR from the coding sequence ATGATAAAAGAAAAATTAGATTATATTCCAAATGATTTAGTTTCATTAGAAGATTATGAACGATATGCCAAAGAGAGAATGGATTTTAATTCTTTAGCATATATTTGTAGTGGTGCAGCAGATGAAATAACTTATAAAAGAAATAATGAAGCCTTTAAAAATATTTTTTTAGAAACTAAAACCTTAGAAGATTTAAGTGGAGCTAATACAAAAATAGAATTATTTGGACAAAGCTACGAAAGTCCAATTTTTTTAGCTCCAGTTGCTTATCAAAGATTAGTTGATGTTAATGGCGAAATAGCAACTGCTCAAGCTTCTAATGCTATGAATACTTGTATGTGTGTTAGTTCATTTTCAAGTTGTACTTTAGAAGATATTTCAAATACTACAAGTTCACCTCTTTGGTTTCAGTTGTATATTCAACCTGATATGAATGTAAATATTGAACTTATCAAAAAAGTTGAAAAACTTGGATTTAAAGCATTAGTTATCACAATAGATGCTCCAATTTCAGGTATTAGAAATGCCGAACAAAGAGCTGGATTTTATTTTCCAAATGGAATAAGTGCAATAAATTTAGAAAATATAAACTCTATTCAAACAAGTAATAATTTTGAAAATATATTAGATATTGTAAAAACATTGCCAACTTGGAAAGATATAGAATTTATCAAAAAAAATACAAATTTACCAGTAATTTTAAAAGGAATAACTTCTGTAGATTATGCAAAAAAAGCAGTTAGTTTGGGAATAGATGCAATCATAGTTTCAAATCATGGAGGCAGAACAATTGATACTCTTCCTGCAAGTATAGAAATTTTGCCAAAAATAGCAAATGAAATAAAAGGAAAAATTCCTATACTTTTTGATGGTGGAATAAAAAGAGGAACAGATGTTATAAAAGCCATATCTTTAGGTGCAAGTGCAGTTATGATAGGAAGACCTATTATGTATGGACTGGCAACCGCTGGTGCTTTAGGTGTGGCTCATACTCTAAAAATTTTAAAAGAAGAACTTGAAGTTTCTATGATATTTACAGGTTGTAAAAGTATTGAAGAAATGAAAAGTTTAAAGATTATTAATAACAGTTATCAGTTTCGTTAA
- a CDS encoding DUF4198 domain-containing protein, whose translation MKKFIYSILLSSFAVLNANAHGIWLELDDKRDEAKLYFGEWENGKAESGEKLQRIKGEDVYPKELLKEIVRKDNHISYNLTKKSDFAVIESGEPRKGKNDETISRKISYAKAGRTNTNSIIAFDIVPVKENSNTFKLVYNNEPMVKTNVTVISPTKWEKTFRTDDKGEFTIHTPWIGKYLLEVSFEDATKGEIDGKSYDKTVHSLSYMIEVSQGLPWDLKK comes from the coding sequence TTGAAAAAATTTATTTATTCGATTTTATTATCATCTTTTGCAGTTTTAAATGCCAATGCTCACGGTATTTGGTTAGAACTTGATGACAAAAGAGATGAGGCAAAATTGTATTTTGGTGAATGGGAAAATGGTAAAGCTGAAAGTGGAGAAAAACTTCAAAGAATAAAAGGTGAAGATGTTTATCCAAAAGAGTTATTAAAAGAAATAGTTAGAAAAGATAATCATATTTCATATAACTTAACAAAAAAATCAGATTTTGCAGTAATTGAATCAGGAGAACCTAGAAAAGGTAAAAATGATGAAACAATTAGTAGAAAAATATCTTACGCAAAAGCAGGAAGAACAAATACAAATTCAATAATTGCATTTGATATAGTTCCCGTAAAAGAAAATAGTAATACTTTTAAATTAGTTTACAATAATGAACCAATGGTAAAAACAAATGTTACAGTGATTTCACCTACAAAATGGGAAAAAACTTTTAGAACAGATGATAAAGGTGAATTTACTATTCATACTCCATGGATTGGAAAATATTTACTTGAAGTTAGTTTTGAAGATGCTACAAAAGGTGAAATTGATGGAAAATCTTATGATAAAACAGTTCATTCTCTTTCATATATGATTGAAGTAAGTCAAGGTTTACCTTGGGATTTAAAAAAGTAA